One Etheostoma cragini isolate CJK2018 chromosome 18, CSU_Ecrag_1.0, whole genome shotgun sequence DNA window includes the following coding sequences:
- the LOC117961540 gene encoding sine oculis-binding protein homolog isoform X1 has translation MPEMEKGRPPENKRSRKPAHPVKREINQEMKVRTFAESTMNELLGWYGYDKVDLRDSEANEIRNYRERRQHVSVLKENSLPKSKSLDTKVSHSVLAMKSGEIVSSVPSSSSSSSSTSSTLTTPKEHTSAPVIVPLIKPSAVEDVQNVQIVCVWCQKEGVKRYSLCMGSELKSFCSEKCFAACRRAYFKRNKARDEDLHGERSPQHPHTEDSARLVLKINSNVRSLSPVPQVCDWCKHVRHTKEYLDFGSGEERLQFCSTKCLNQYKMDVFYREARAALTSSSPSRTSQEGRTETIVAGQKLLTPESWSSSSSAGEARHRNLSPRGPTPIHGSAESTSMSPSEASSSSSKIPVSGMRNLERPIQPPPPAMSPHPAPLHPPPHPRPTLEHQPVPHIPMTFIRPPLHAQGLKSPLTNPNSRHPGPPSSPIHRPPHSPHLQHPNSSMNPPGLMHPFPGAYFPGLHSPPLNMIPRGPVPMPHMMNYGIPSFSPLLPHPTILVPYPIIVPLPVPIPIPILIPVPSKATVETPSHSGVIQPVPEGVDRGRSRATGLPSQGIPEGDSRLVANEFGGNLTQGLPSPSDPNTDWVKSEKPFPSPTSTPHSRASSPRAQYSESPCSASGSEGLTDYKQQQSERQVIQRVLQRTQVKPSANGVMDLSGLGESGTGQGTRAGLHNIIRPTPPLLQSPLHDTVYQRQDSHTPPSHTPPRPTESSHPHDATSPVLNSQDHSPNGMSSSSIPASPDSSLPQRVPAPPSDPVLSEHEAIKENKCFVVGTVRVEGPVGQSEEPLAVVGEVGEDPHVPDEDHAYALPTAPKTGGTTTPLLLPKLRDKGSLRSPVNMPSAGDMEPALKRRCLRIRDQNK, from the exons ATGCCAGAGATGGAGAAAGGGAGACCACCGGAAAATAAACGCAGCAGGAAACCTGCGCACCCTGTGAAAAGGGAAATCAACCAGGAGATGAAGGTGAGA ACGTTTGCAGAAAGCACAATGAACGAACTTCTGGGATGGTACGGCTACGACAAGGTAGACCTCAGAGACTCAGAGGCCAACGAGATCAGAAACTACAGAGAGAGGCGTCAGCATGTGTCTGTGCTAAAAG AGAACTCATTGCCAAAATCCAAGAGCCTGGACACCAAAGTCAGTCACTCAGTCCTCGCCATGAAGAGTGGAGAGATAGTGTCCAGTgttccctcctcttcatcatcctcttcctcaaCAAGTTCAACCCTGACCACCCCCAAGGAGCACACGAGTGCCCCTGTCATTGTTCCCCTGATAAAGCCATCAGCAG TGGAAGACGTACAGAATGTGCAGATAGTGTGTGTTTGGTGCCAGAAGGAAGGGGTAAAACGCTACTCTCTATGCATGGGTTCAGAACTCAAGAGCTTCTGCAGTGAGAAGTGCTTTGCCGCCTGCAGACGGGCTTACTTCAAACGCAATAAG GCCAGAGATGAAGACCTCCACGGAGAGAGATCCCCTCAGCACCCCCATACAGAGGACTCGGCTAGACTGGTGTTAAAGATCAACAGCAACGTCAGA TCTCTCTCCCCTGTGCCACAGGTGTGTGACTGGTGCAAGCATGTCCGTCACACTAAAGAATACCTGGACTTTGGATCTGGCGAGGAACGCCTACAGTTCTGCAGCACAAAGTGTCTGAATCAGTACAAGATGGATGTTTTCTACCGAGAAGCCCGTGCAGCTCTCACCAGCTCCAGTCCAAGCAGAACCAGTCAGGAGGGGAGGACGGAGACCATTGTGGCCGGGCAAAAGCTACTCACTCCTGAGTcttggagcagcagcagcagtgcagGAGAAGCTCGTCACAGAAACCTATCCCCTAGAGGACCTACGCCAATCCATGGATCAGCAGAATCCACCTCCATGTCCCCCTCAGAGGCATCCTCTTCTAGTTCCAAGATCCCTGTATCTGGGATGAGGAACCTGGAGAGACCCATCCAGCCTCCTCCCCCAGCTATGTCACCCCACCCTGCTCCCCTTCATCCTCCACCTCATCCTCGTCCCACTCTGGAACATCAGCCGGTACCTCACATCCCAATGACCTTCATCAGGCCACCCCTTCACGCTCAGGGCCTGAAAAGCCCTCTTACCAACCCAAACTCCAGACACCCAGGCCCCCCTTCAAGCCCTATTCACAGACCCCCTCACTCCCCTCACCTGCAGCACCCAAACTCTTCCATGAATCCCCCTGGACTGATGCATCCCTTTCCAGGAGCCTACTTCCCTGGCTTGCACTCCCCTCCTCTGAACATGATCCCAAGAGGTCCTGTCCCAATGCCTCACATGATGAACTATGGTATTCCTTCCTTTAGCCCTCTTCTGCCCCATCCTACTATCCTGGTGCCTTATCCAATTATTGTTCCCTTACCTGTCCCCATACCCATTCCTATCCTCATTCCAGTCCCTTCTAAGGCAACCGTAGAAACTCCAAGTCACAGTGGTGTTATCCAGCCTGTGCCAGAGGGGGTAGACAGGGGTAGATCCAGGGCTACTGGGCTGCCATCACAAGGGATCCCTGAAGGGGACAGCAGATTGGTAGCCAACGAATTTGGTGGAAATTTGACTCAAGGTCTCCCCTCACCAAGTGACCCCAACACAGATTGGGTTAAATCAGAGAAGCCATTCCCATCCCCAACATCCACACCACACAGTAGAGCATCCTCCCCCAGAGCACAGTACAGTGAATCGCCCTGCTCAGCCTCAGGGTCAGAGGGGCTGACAGACTATAAGCAGCAACAGTCAGAGCGACAAGTCATCCAAAGGGTTCTCCAAAGGACCCAAGTGAAGCCCAGTGCCAATGGAGTGATGGACCTATCAGGGCTGGGAGAGTCAGGAACTGGGCAGGGTACCAGAGCAGGGCTCCACAACATCATCAGACCCACTCCTCCTCTACTACAGTCTCCTTTACATGACACTGTCTACCAACGCCAGGACTCTCACACTCCACCTTCACACACCCCACCCAGACCCACAGAGAGCAGCCATCCACATGATGCCACATCCCCTGTCCTGAACTCTCAGGACCACAGTCCAAATGGGATGTCCTCCTCATCCATACCTGCCAGTCCTGACTCCTCCCTACCCCAGAGAGTACCAGCACCACCTTCTGATCCTGTGCTCAGTGAGCACGAAGCCATCAAAGAGAACAAGTGCTTTGTTGTTGGCACAGTGCGCGTTGAGGGCCCAGTTGGTCAGTCAGAAGAGCCCTTAGCAGTAGTTGGGGAGGTAGGAGAGGACCCCCATGTTCCTGATGAGGACCATGCCTATGCTCTGCCCACAGCGCCAAAAACAGGGGGGACCACCACCCCGCTGCTCTTGCCCAAACTCAGGGACAAGGGTAGCTTGCGGAGCCCTGTTAATATGCCCAGTGCTGGAGACATGGAGCCAGCTCTAAAGAGGCGATGCCTACGAATCCGTGATCAGAATAAGTAG
- the LOC117961540 gene encoding sine oculis-binding protein homolog isoform X2: protein MPEMEKGRPPENKRSRKPAHPVKREINQEMKTFAESTMNELLGWYGYDKVDLRDSEANEIRNYRERRQHVSVLKENSLPKSKSLDTKVSHSVLAMKSGEIVSSVPSSSSSSSSTSSTLTTPKEHTSAPVIVPLIKPSAVEDVQNVQIVCVWCQKEGVKRYSLCMGSELKSFCSEKCFAACRRAYFKRNKARDEDLHGERSPQHPHTEDSARLVLKINSNVRSLSPVPQVCDWCKHVRHTKEYLDFGSGEERLQFCSTKCLNQYKMDVFYREARAALTSSSPSRTSQEGRTETIVAGQKLLTPESWSSSSSAGEARHRNLSPRGPTPIHGSAESTSMSPSEASSSSSKIPVSGMRNLERPIQPPPPAMSPHPAPLHPPPHPRPTLEHQPVPHIPMTFIRPPLHAQGLKSPLTNPNSRHPGPPSSPIHRPPHSPHLQHPNSSMNPPGLMHPFPGAYFPGLHSPPLNMIPRGPVPMPHMMNYGIPSFSPLLPHPTILVPYPIIVPLPVPIPIPILIPVPSKATVETPSHSGVIQPVPEGVDRGRSRATGLPSQGIPEGDSRLVANEFGGNLTQGLPSPSDPNTDWVKSEKPFPSPTSTPHSRASSPRAQYSESPCSASGSEGLTDYKQQQSERQVIQRVLQRTQVKPSANGVMDLSGLGESGTGQGTRAGLHNIIRPTPPLLQSPLHDTVYQRQDSHTPPSHTPPRPTESSHPHDATSPVLNSQDHSPNGMSSSSIPASPDSSLPQRVPAPPSDPVLSEHEAIKENKCFVVGTVRVEGPVGQSEEPLAVVGEVGEDPHVPDEDHAYALPTAPKTGGTTTPLLLPKLRDKGSLRSPVNMPSAGDMEPALKRRCLRIRDQNK from the exons ATGCCAGAGATGGAGAAAGGGAGACCACCGGAAAATAAACGCAGCAGGAAACCTGCGCACCCTGTGAAAAGGGAAATCAACCAGGAGATGAAG ACGTTTGCAGAAAGCACAATGAACGAACTTCTGGGATGGTACGGCTACGACAAGGTAGACCTCAGAGACTCAGAGGCCAACGAGATCAGAAACTACAGAGAGAGGCGTCAGCATGTGTCTGTGCTAAAAG AGAACTCATTGCCAAAATCCAAGAGCCTGGACACCAAAGTCAGTCACTCAGTCCTCGCCATGAAGAGTGGAGAGATAGTGTCCAGTgttccctcctcttcatcatcctcttcctcaaCAAGTTCAACCCTGACCACCCCCAAGGAGCACACGAGTGCCCCTGTCATTGTTCCCCTGATAAAGCCATCAGCAG TGGAAGACGTACAGAATGTGCAGATAGTGTGTGTTTGGTGCCAGAAGGAAGGGGTAAAACGCTACTCTCTATGCATGGGTTCAGAACTCAAGAGCTTCTGCAGTGAGAAGTGCTTTGCCGCCTGCAGACGGGCTTACTTCAAACGCAATAAG GCCAGAGATGAAGACCTCCACGGAGAGAGATCCCCTCAGCACCCCCATACAGAGGACTCGGCTAGACTGGTGTTAAAGATCAACAGCAACGTCAGA TCTCTCTCCCCTGTGCCACAGGTGTGTGACTGGTGCAAGCATGTCCGTCACACTAAAGAATACCTGGACTTTGGATCTGGCGAGGAACGCCTACAGTTCTGCAGCACAAAGTGTCTGAATCAGTACAAGATGGATGTTTTCTACCGAGAAGCCCGTGCAGCTCTCACCAGCTCCAGTCCAAGCAGAACCAGTCAGGAGGGGAGGACGGAGACCATTGTGGCCGGGCAAAAGCTACTCACTCCTGAGTcttggagcagcagcagcagtgcagGAGAAGCTCGTCACAGAAACCTATCCCCTAGAGGACCTACGCCAATCCATGGATCAGCAGAATCCACCTCCATGTCCCCCTCAGAGGCATCCTCTTCTAGTTCCAAGATCCCTGTATCTGGGATGAGGAACCTGGAGAGACCCATCCAGCCTCCTCCCCCAGCTATGTCACCCCACCCTGCTCCCCTTCATCCTCCACCTCATCCTCGTCCCACTCTGGAACATCAGCCGGTACCTCACATCCCAATGACCTTCATCAGGCCACCCCTTCACGCTCAGGGCCTGAAAAGCCCTCTTACCAACCCAAACTCCAGACACCCAGGCCCCCCTTCAAGCCCTATTCACAGACCCCCTCACTCCCCTCACCTGCAGCACCCAAACTCTTCCATGAATCCCCCTGGACTGATGCATCCCTTTCCAGGAGCCTACTTCCCTGGCTTGCACTCCCCTCCTCTGAACATGATCCCAAGAGGTCCTGTCCCAATGCCTCACATGATGAACTATGGTATTCCTTCCTTTAGCCCTCTTCTGCCCCATCCTACTATCCTGGTGCCTTATCCAATTATTGTTCCCTTACCTGTCCCCATACCCATTCCTATCCTCATTCCAGTCCCTTCTAAGGCAACCGTAGAAACTCCAAGTCACAGTGGTGTTATCCAGCCTGTGCCAGAGGGGGTAGACAGGGGTAGATCCAGGGCTACTGGGCTGCCATCACAAGGGATCCCTGAAGGGGACAGCAGATTGGTAGCCAACGAATTTGGTGGAAATTTGACTCAAGGTCTCCCCTCACCAAGTGACCCCAACACAGATTGGGTTAAATCAGAGAAGCCATTCCCATCCCCAACATCCACACCACACAGTAGAGCATCCTCCCCCAGAGCACAGTACAGTGAATCGCCCTGCTCAGCCTCAGGGTCAGAGGGGCTGACAGACTATAAGCAGCAACAGTCAGAGCGACAAGTCATCCAAAGGGTTCTCCAAAGGACCCAAGTGAAGCCCAGTGCCAATGGAGTGATGGACCTATCAGGGCTGGGAGAGTCAGGAACTGGGCAGGGTACCAGAGCAGGGCTCCACAACATCATCAGACCCACTCCTCCTCTACTACAGTCTCCTTTACATGACACTGTCTACCAACGCCAGGACTCTCACACTCCACCTTCACACACCCCACCCAGACCCACAGAGAGCAGCCATCCACATGATGCCACATCCCCTGTCCTGAACTCTCAGGACCACAGTCCAAATGGGATGTCCTCCTCATCCATACCTGCCAGTCCTGACTCCTCCCTACCCCAGAGAGTACCAGCACCACCTTCTGATCCTGTGCTCAGTGAGCACGAAGCCATCAAAGAGAACAAGTGCTTTGTTGTTGGCACAGTGCGCGTTGAGGGCCCAGTTGGTCAGTCAGAAGAGCCCTTAGCAGTAGTTGGGGAGGTAGGAGAGGACCCCCATGTTCCTGATGAGGACCATGCCTATGCTCTGCCCACAGCGCCAAAAACAGGGGGGACCACCACCCCGCTGCTCTTGCCCAAACTCAGGGACAAGGGTAGCTTGCGGAGCCCTGTTAATATGCCCAGTGCTGGAGACATGGAGCCAGCTCTAAAGAGGCGATGCCTACGAATCCGTGATCAGAATAAGTAG
- the LOC117961540 gene encoding sine oculis-binding protein homolog isoform X3, with amino-acid sequence MPEMEKGRPPENKRSRKPAHPVKREINQEMKVRTFAESTMNELLGWYGYDKVDLRDSEANEIRNYRERRQHVSVLKENSLPKSKSLDTKVSHSVLAMKSGEIVSSVPSSSSSSSSTSSTLTTPKEHTSAPVIVPLIKPSAVEDVQNVQIVCVWCQKEGVKRYSLCMGSELKSFCSEKCFAACRRAYFKRNKARDEDLHGERSPQHPHTEDSARLVLKINSNVRVCDWCKHVRHTKEYLDFGSGEERLQFCSTKCLNQYKMDVFYREARAALTSSSPSRTSQEGRTETIVAGQKLLTPESWSSSSSAGEARHRNLSPRGPTPIHGSAESTSMSPSEASSSSSKIPVSGMRNLERPIQPPPPAMSPHPAPLHPPPHPRPTLEHQPVPHIPMTFIRPPLHAQGLKSPLTNPNSRHPGPPSSPIHRPPHSPHLQHPNSSMNPPGLMHPFPGAYFPGLHSPPLNMIPRGPVPMPHMMNYGIPSFSPLLPHPTILVPYPIIVPLPVPIPIPILIPVPSKATVETPSHSGVIQPVPEGVDRGRSRATGLPSQGIPEGDSRLVANEFGGNLTQGLPSPSDPNTDWVKSEKPFPSPTSTPHSRASSPRAQYSESPCSASGSEGLTDYKQQQSERQVIQRVLQRTQVKPSANGVMDLSGLGESGTGQGTRAGLHNIIRPTPPLLQSPLHDTVYQRQDSHTPPSHTPPRPTESSHPHDATSPVLNSQDHSPNGMSSSSIPASPDSSLPQRVPAPPSDPVLSEHEAIKENKCFVVGTVRVEGPVGQSEEPLAVVGEVGEDPHVPDEDHAYALPTAPKTGGTTTPLLLPKLRDKGSLRSPVNMPSAGDMEPALKRRCLRIRDQNK; translated from the exons ATGCCAGAGATGGAGAAAGGGAGACCACCGGAAAATAAACGCAGCAGGAAACCTGCGCACCCTGTGAAAAGGGAAATCAACCAGGAGATGAAGGTGAGA ACGTTTGCAGAAAGCACAATGAACGAACTTCTGGGATGGTACGGCTACGACAAGGTAGACCTCAGAGACTCAGAGGCCAACGAGATCAGAAACTACAGAGAGAGGCGTCAGCATGTGTCTGTGCTAAAAG AGAACTCATTGCCAAAATCCAAGAGCCTGGACACCAAAGTCAGTCACTCAGTCCTCGCCATGAAGAGTGGAGAGATAGTGTCCAGTgttccctcctcttcatcatcctcttcctcaaCAAGTTCAACCCTGACCACCCCCAAGGAGCACACGAGTGCCCCTGTCATTGTTCCCCTGATAAAGCCATCAGCAG TGGAAGACGTACAGAATGTGCAGATAGTGTGTGTTTGGTGCCAGAAGGAAGGGGTAAAACGCTACTCTCTATGCATGGGTTCAGAACTCAAGAGCTTCTGCAGTGAGAAGTGCTTTGCCGCCTGCAGACGGGCTTACTTCAAACGCAATAAG GCCAGAGATGAAGACCTCCACGGAGAGAGATCCCCTCAGCACCCCCATACAGAGGACTCGGCTAGACTGGTGTTAAAGATCAACAGCAACGTCAGA GTGTGTGACTGGTGCAAGCATGTCCGTCACACTAAAGAATACCTGGACTTTGGATCTGGCGAGGAACGCCTACAGTTCTGCAGCACAAAGTGTCTGAATCAGTACAAGATGGATGTTTTCTACCGAGAAGCCCGTGCAGCTCTCACCAGCTCCAGTCCAAGCAGAACCAGTCAGGAGGGGAGGACGGAGACCATTGTGGCCGGGCAAAAGCTACTCACTCCTGAGTcttggagcagcagcagcagtgcagGAGAAGCTCGTCACAGAAACCTATCCCCTAGAGGACCTACGCCAATCCATGGATCAGCAGAATCCACCTCCATGTCCCCCTCAGAGGCATCCTCTTCTAGTTCCAAGATCCCTGTATCTGGGATGAGGAACCTGGAGAGACCCATCCAGCCTCCTCCCCCAGCTATGTCACCCCACCCTGCTCCCCTTCATCCTCCACCTCATCCTCGTCCCACTCTGGAACATCAGCCGGTACCTCACATCCCAATGACCTTCATCAGGCCACCCCTTCACGCTCAGGGCCTGAAAAGCCCTCTTACCAACCCAAACTCCAGACACCCAGGCCCCCCTTCAAGCCCTATTCACAGACCCCCTCACTCCCCTCACCTGCAGCACCCAAACTCTTCCATGAATCCCCCTGGACTGATGCATCCCTTTCCAGGAGCCTACTTCCCTGGCTTGCACTCCCCTCCTCTGAACATGATCCCAAGAGGTCCTGTCCCAATGCCTCACATGATGAACTATGGTATTCCTTCCTTTAGCCCTCTTCTGCCCCATCCTACTATCCTGGTGCCTTATCCAATTATTGTTCCCTTACCTGTCCCCATACCCATTCCTATCCTCATTCCAGTCCCTTCTAAGGCAACCGTAGAAACTCCAAGTCACAGTGGTGTTATCCAGCCTGTGCCAGAGGGGGTAGACAGGGGTAGATCCAGGGCTACTGGGCTGCCATCACAAGGGATCCCTGAAGGGGACAGCAGATTGGTAGCCAACGAATTTGGTGGAAATTTGACTCAAGGTCTCCCCTCACCAAGTGACCCCAACACAGATTGGGTTAAATCAGAGAAGCCATTCCCATCCCCAACATCCACACCACACAGTAGAGCATCCTCCCCCAGAGCACAGTACAGTGAATCGCCCTGCTCAGCCTCAGGGTCAGAGGGGCTGACAGACTATAAGCAGCAACAGTCAGAGCGACAAGTCATCCAAAGGGTTCTCCAAAGGACCCAAGTGAAGCCCAGTGCCAATGGAGTGATGGACCTATCAGGGCTGGGAGAGTCAGGAACTGGGCAGGGTACCAGAGCAGGGCTCCACAACATCATCAGACCCACTCCTCCTCTACTACAGTCTCCTTTACATGACACTGTCTACCAACGCCAGGACTCTCACACTCCACCTTCACACACCCCACCCAGACCCACAGAGAGCAGCCATCCACATGATGCCACATCCCCTGTCCTGAACTCTCAGGACCACAGTCCAAATGGGATGTCCTCCTCATCCATACCTGCCAGTCCTGACTCCTCCCTACCCCAGAGAGTACCAGCACCACCTTCTGATCCTGTGCTCAGTGAGCACGAAGCCATCAAAGAGAACAAGTGCTTTGTTGTTGGCACAGTGCGCGTTGAGGGCCCAGTTGGTCAGTCAGAAGAGCCCTTAGCAGTAGTTGGGGAGGTAGGAGAGGACCCCCATGTTCCTGATGAGGACCATGCCTATGCTCTGCCCACAGCGCCAAAAACAGGGGGGACCACCACCCCGCTGCTCTTGCCCAAACTCAGGGACAAGGGTAGCTTGCGGAGCCCTGTTAATATGCCCAGTGCTGGAGACATGGAGCCAGCTCTAAAGAGGCGATGCCTACGAATCCGTGATCAGAATAAGTAG
- the LOC117961540 gene encoding sine oculis-binding protein homolog isoform X4, whose amino-acid sequence MPEMEKGRPPENKRSRKPAHPVKREINQEMKTFAESTMNELLGWYGYDKVDLRDSEANEIRNYRERRQHVSVLKENSLPKSKSLDTKVSHSVLAMKSGEIVSSVPSSSSSSSSTSSTLTTPKEHTSAPVIVPLIKPSAVEDVQNVQIVCVWCQKEGVKRYSLCMGSELKSFCSEKCFAACRRAYFKRNKARDEDLHGERSPQHPHTEDSARLVLKINSNVRVCDWCKHVRHTKEYLDFGSGEERLQFCSTKCLNQYKMDVFYREARAALTSSSPSRTSQEGRTETIVAGQKLLTPESWSSSSSAGEARHRNLSPRGPTPIHGSAESTSMSPSEASSSSSKIPVSGMRNLERPIQPPPPAMSPHPAPLHPPPHPRPTLEHQPVPHIPMTFIRPPLHAQGLKSPLTNPNSRHPGPPSSPIHRPPHSPHLQHPNSSMNPPGLMHPFPGAYFPGLHSPPLNMIPRGPVPMPHMMNYGIPSFSPLLPHPTILVPYPIIVPLPVPIPIPILIPVPSKATVETPSHSGVIQPVPEGVDRGRSRATGLPSQGIPEGDSRLVANEFGGNLTQGLPSPSDPNTDWVKSEKPFPSPTSTPHSRASSPRAQYSESPCSASGSEGLTDYKQQQSERQVIQRVLQRTQVKPSANGVMDLSGLGESGTGQGTRAGLHNIIRPTPPLLQSPLHDTVYQRQDSHTPPSHTPPRPTESSHPHDATSPVLNSQDHSPNGMSSSSIPASPDSSLPQRVPAPPSDPVLSEHEAIKENKCFVVGTVRVEGPVGQSEEPLAVVGEVGEDPHVPDEDHAYALPTAPKTGGTTTPLLLPKLRDKGSLRSPVNMPSAGDMEPALKRRCLRIRDQNK is encoded by the exons ATGCCAGAGATGGAGAAAGGGAGACCACCGGAAAATAAACGCAGCAGGAAACCTGCGCACCCTGTGAAAAGGGAAATCAACCAGGAGATGAAG ACGTTTGCAGAAAGCACAATGAACGAACTTCTGGGATGGTACGGCTACGACAAGGTAGACCTCAGAGACTCAGAGGCCAACGAGATCAGAAACTACAGAGAGAGGCGTCAGCATGTGTCTGTGCTAAAAG AGAACTCATTGCCAAAATCCAAGAGCCTGGACACCAAAGTCAGTCACTCAGTCCTCGCCATGAAGAGTGGAGAGATAGTGTCCAGTgttccctcctcttcatcatcctcttcctcaaCAAGTTCAACCCTGACCACCCCCAAGGAGCACACGAGTGCCCCTGTCATTGTTCCCCTGATAAAGCCATCAGCAG TGGAAGACGTACAGAATGTGCAGATAGTGTGTGTTTGGTGCCAGAAGGAAGGGGTAAAACGCTACTCTCTATGCATGGGTTCAGAACTCAAGAGCTTCTGCAGTGAGAAGTGCTTTGCCGCCTGCAGACGGGCTTACTTCAAACGCAATAAG GCCAGAGATGAAGACCTCCACGGAGAGAGATCCCCTCAGCACCCCCATACAGAGGACTCGGCTAGACTGGTGTTAAAGATCAACAGCAACGTCAGA GTGTGTGACTGGTGCAAGCATGTCCGTCACACTAAAGAATACCTGGACTTTGGATCTGGCGAGGAACGCCTACAGTTCTGCAGCACAAAGTGTCTGAATCAGTACAAGATGGATGTTTTCTACCGAGAAGCCCGTGCAGCTCTCACCAGCTCCAGTCCAAGCAGAACCAGTCAGGAGGGGAGGACGGAGACCATTGTGGCCGGGCAAAAGCTACTCACTCCTGAGTcttggagcagcagcagcagtgcagGAGAAGCTCGTCACAGAAACCTATCCCCTAGAGGACCTACGCCAATCCATGGATCAGCAGAATCCACCTCCATGTCCCCCTCAGAGGCATCCTCTTCTAGTTCCAAGATCCCTGTATCTGGGATGAGGAACCTGGAGAGACCCATCCAGCCTCCTCCCCCAGCTATGTCACCCCACCCTGCTCCCCTTCATCCTCCACCTCATCCTCGTCCCACTCTGGAACATCAGCCGGTACCTCACATCCCAATGACCTTCATCAGGCCACCCCTTCACGCTCAGGGCCTGAAAAGCCCTCTTACCAACCCAAACTCCAGACACCCAGGCCCCCCTTCAAGCCCTATTCACAGACCCCCTCACTCCCCTCACCTGCAGCACCCAAACTCTTCCATGAATCCCCCTGGACTGATGCATCCCTTTCCAGGAGCCTACTTCCCTGGCTTGCACTCCCCTCCTCTGAACATGATCCCAAGAGGTCCTGTCCCAATGCCTCACATGATGAACTATGGTATTCCTTCCTTTAGCCCTCTTCTGCCCCATCCTACTATCCTGGTGCCTTATCCAATTATTGTTCCCTTACCTGTCCCCATACCCATTCCTATCCTCATTCCAGTCCCTTCTAAGGCAACCGTAGAAACTCCAAGTCACAGTGGTGTTATCCAGCCTGTGCCAGAGGGGGTAGACAGGGGTAGATCCAGGGCTACTGGGCTGCCATCACAAGGGATCCCTGAAGGGGACAGCAGATTGGTAGCCAACGAATTTGGTGGAAATTTGACTCAAGGTCTCCCCTCACCAAGTGACCCCAACACAGATTGGGTTAAATCAGAGAAGCCATTCCCATCCCCAACATCCACACCACACAGTAGAGCATCCTCCCCCAGAGCACAGTACAGTGAATCGCCCTGCTCAGCCTCAGGGTCAGAGGGGCTGACAGACTATAAGCAGCAACAGTCAGAGCGACAAGTCATCCAAAGGGTTCTCCAAAGGACCCAAGTGAAGCCCAGTGCCAATGGAGTGATGGACCTATCAGGGCTGGGAGAGTCAGGAACTGGGCAGGGTACCAGAGCAGGGCTCCACAACATCATCAGACCCACTCCTCCTCTACTACAGTCTCCTTTACATGACACTGTCTACCAACGCCAGGACTCTCACACTCCACCTTCACACACCCCACCCAGACCCACAGAGAGCAGCCATCCACATGATGCCACATCCCCTGTCCTGAACTCTCAGGACCACAGTCCAAATGGGATGTCCTCCTCATCCATACCTGCCAGTCCTGACTCCTCCCTACCCCAGAGAGTACCAGCACCACCTTCTGATCCTGTGCTCAGTGAGCACGAAGCCATCAAAGAGAACAAGTGCTTTGTTGTTGGCACAGTGCGCGTTGAGGGCCCAGTTGGTCAGTCAGAAGAGCCCTTAGCAGTAGTTGGGGAGGTAGGAGAGGACCCCCATGTTCCTGATGAGGACCATGCCTATGCTCTGCCCACAGCGCCAAAAACAGGGGGGACCACCACCCCGCTGCTCTTGCCCAAACTCAGGGACAAGGGTAGCTTGCGGAGCCCTGTTAATATGCCCAGTGCTGGAGACATGGAGCCAGCTCTAAAGAGGCGATGCCTACGAATCCGTGATCAGAATAAGTAG
- the LOC117961729 gene encoding transcription factor MYB120-like yields the protein MFINTGGLPEQHKPHNVEELHLQHHHHGYKHPQQFGKHYPPCRSRRLTARRHSLLPNPRCHGSLSPAAPLLKPWTPQPPLLCLNTPPHPSSSHPVQPYSSALHHTA from the exons ATGTTTATCAACACAG GTGGCCTCCCAGAACAGCACAAACCTCACAACGTGGAGGAACTCCACctccaacaccaccaccatGGCTACAAACACCCACAGCAGTTTGGCAAACACTACCCACCCTGCCGGAGCAGGCGTCTCACTGCACGCAGGCACAGTCTCCTTCCTAATCCCCGTTGTCATGGCAGCCTCTCTCCTGCAGCGCCACTGTTGAAGCCCTGGACCCCACAGCCCCCTCTTCTCTGCCTCAACACTCCTCCTCACCCTTCATCATCCCACCCAGTCCAACCTTACTCTTCTGCTCTTCACCACACTGCATAG